In one window of Photorhabdus laumondii subsp. laumondii DNA:
- the agaW gene encoding PTS N-acetylgalactosamine transporter subunit IIC, with protein sequence MLIDAILIGLLAGLAGVDLFDGLTHFHRPVVIGPLVGLILGDVQTGLLVGGTLELVWMGMVPLAGAQPPNVVIGGVIGTAFAILTHADPKVAIGIAVPFSIAVQGCITLLFTLFSPMMHKCDQMVKALNWRGVERVNYLGITILFCFYFIVAFLPVYFGADAASVMVQKAPQWLLDGLAVAGGMMPAIGFSMLMKIMMKKSYIAYFILGFISVTFLNMPIIAVALGAFAIALIDFFNRSRMEEAAERSVSTTQSHTQSQEMEDGI encoded by the coding sequence ATGCTGATTGATGCGATATTGATTGGATTACTGGCCGGATTGGCCGGGGTGGATCTGTTCGATGGGTTGACTCATTTTCATCGTCCAGTGGTGATTGGGCCGTTGGTTGGGCTGATTTTAGGGGATGTACAGACGGGTTTGCTGGTCGGGGGGACACTGGAGCTGGTCTGGATGGGAATGGTGCCACTGGCAGGGGCTCAGCCGCCAAATGTGGTGATTGGTGGTGTGATTGGTACGGCATTTGCCATTTTGACTCATGCTGATCCTAAAGTCGCGATTGGTATCGCGGTGCCATTTTCCATTGCGGTGCAAGGCTGCATCACCCTGCTGTTTACCCTGTTCTCACCCATGATGCATAAATGCGATCAGATGGTGAAAGCGTTGAACTGGCGTGGCGTGGAGCGTGTGAATTATCTGGGTATCACCATTCTGTTTTGCTTCTACTTTATCGTGGCATTTCTGCCGGTCTATTTCGGTGCTGACGCTGCCAGTGTCATGGTACAAAAGGCACCGCAATGGTTGTTGGATGGTCTGGCGGTTGCGGGTGGCATGATGCCTGCTATCGGTTTTTCCATGCTGATGAAAATCATGATGAAAAAGAGTTATATCGCTTATTTCATTCTGGGTTTCATTTCAGTCACATTCCTCAATATGCCGATTATTGCTGTAGCACTTGGCGCTTTTGCGATTGCACTGATCGATTTCTTTAACCGTTCCCGTATGGAAGAGGCCGCTGAACGCAGCGTATCTACTACTCAATCTCACACTCAATCTCAGGAGATGGAAGATGGCATTTAA
- a CDS encoding tagatose bisphosphate family class II aldolase, with protein MYLISSRQMLKKALREGYAVPAFNVHNLETVQVVAETAARLASPVILAGTPSTFSYAGTDYLVSICQDAARRHNLPLALHLDHHEELEDISHKVTAGVRSVMIDGSHLPFEENIRKVAEVVRFCHRYDVSVEAELGRLGGQEDDLQVSSADSFFTDPLAAKAFVARTGIDSLAVAIGSAHGLYHGEPHLDFDRLAAICEQVDIPLVLHGASGIPEVMIQQAIGLGVCKVNVATDLKIAFADAVKRYFIQHPDANDPRKYIAPGKQAMQAVVEEKIRICGSVGKLYS; from the coding sequence ATGTACTTGATTTCCAGTCGTCAAATGTTGAAAAAGGCCCTGCGTGAAGGCTATGCGGTTCCTGCTTTTAACGTCCATAATCTGGAAACTGTCCAGGTGGTGGCGGAAACCGCTGCACGCTTGGCATCACCGGTTATTCTGGCAGGTACGCCGAGTACTTTCAGTTATGCGGGGACTGACTACCTAGTATCAATCTGTCAGGATGCTGCTCGTCGCCACAATCTGCCGCTGGCGTTGCATCTCGATCACCATGAGGAATTGGAAGATATCAGTCATAAAGTGACCGCGGGTGTGCGCTCGGTAATGATTGATGGCTCGCATTTACCCTTTGAAGAGAATATTCGTAAGGTAGCTGAGGTGGTACGATTTTGCCATCGTTACGATGTTAGCGTTGAGGCGGAATTGGGGCGGCTAGGCGGGCAGGAAGATGATTTGCAGGTTTCCAGTGCCGATAGTTTTTTTACCGATCCGCTGGCAGCAAAAGCCTTTGTTGCCCGTACCGGTATTGATTCTCTGGCGGTAGCGATTGGTTCTGCGCATGGTTTGTATCATGGTGAACCGCATTTGGATTTTGATCGACTAGCGGCAATCTGTGAACAGGTGGATATTCCGTTGGTGCTACATGGTGCATCGGGTATTCCTGAAGTGATGATACAGCAGGCGATTGGTCTTGGTGTATGCAAAGTCAATGTGGCGACCGATCTGAAAATTGCTTTTGCTGATGCGGTAAAGCGTTATTTCATTCAGCACCCAGATGCGAATGATCCACGTAAATATATCGCGCCGGGAAAACAGGCTATGCAGGCAGTAGTAGAAGAAAAGATCCGGATTTGTGGCAGTGTAGGCAAGCTGTATTCGTGA
- the agaF gene encoding PTS galactosamine/N-acetylgalactosamine transporter subunit IIA: MLGIVITGHGHFASGLLQAVEQVVGRQPQCCAVDFPEGISTQQLLVSLEAACTACDSGEGIIILSDLLGGSPFRQAAQLAIANPCYEVIAGTNMQLAVEMMLDREGMTLETFRDTALECGRRGLTSLWHEQQKRGYDSPNLDGI, translated from the coding sequence ATGTTAGGTATTGTAATCACCGGTCATGGGCATTTCGCCAGTGGATTGTTACAGGCAGTGGAACAAGTCGTCGGACGACAACCGCAGTGCTGTGCTGTCGATTTTCCTGAGGGGATCAGTACGCAACAATTATTGGTGTCGTTGGAGGCGGCCTGCACCGCCTGTGATAGTGGTGAGGGTATCATTATTCTCAGTGATTTACTGGGTGGATCACCGTTTCGGCAGGCGGCGCAACTGGCAATCGCTAATCCATGTTATGAAGTTATTGCCGGTACCAATATGCAATTAGCGGTAGAGATGATGCTGGACCGTGAAGGTATGACGCTGGAAACATTTCGTGATACGGCGCTGGAGTGTGGGCGGCGGGGATTAACCAGCCTGTGGCACGAACAGCAGAAACGAGGGTATGACAGCCCGAATCTGGATGGCATTTGA
- the agaV gene encoding PTS N-acetylgalactosamine transporter subunit IIB: MSIPNILMTRIDNRLVHGQVGVTWTNSLGANLVLVANDHVAGDLMQQNLMDMVVSDGVQTRYFTLQKTIDVIHKAAERQKIFIVCKTPQDVLTLVKGGVPIRFVNVGNMHFAEGKRQIHKTVSVDDSDVVVFRELEQLGVTCEIRRVPDEAGEPIAKLLV, translated from the coding sequence ATGTCGATACCGAATATTTTAATGACCCGAATTGATAACCGGTTGGTGCATGGTCAAGTCGGTGTGACTTGGACCAATTCACTGGGGGCCAATTTGGTATTGGTGGCTAACGATCACGTTGCCGGTGATTTGATGCAGCAAAATCTGATGGATATGGTGGTTTCTGATGGGGTTCAGACGCGTTATTTCACCCTGCAAAAAACCATTGATGTGATTCATAAAGCGGCTGAGCGCCAGAAGATTTTTATCGTTTGTAAAACGCCGCAGGATGTACTGACGTTAGTAAAAGGCGGTGTACCGATCCGTTTTGTTAATGTGGGTAATATGCATTTTGCTGAGGGAAAGCGTCAAATCCATAAGACGGTTTCGGTTGATGACAGCGACGTGGTGGTGTTTCGTGAGCTGGAGCAACTGGGCGTTACTTGCGAAATTCGGCGTGTGCCGGATGAAGCGGGAGAACCTATCGCCAAATTGCTGGTTTGA
- a CDS encoding cysteine hydrolase family protein, giving the protein MKALIVIDMLNDFVTGALANEADAMKIVPVIKRLIDHARRQPDWLVVYANDAHRADDREMSIWGRHAMAGTLGANVIETLAPIGTDREIVSPKRFYGAFDGTDLEEVLKVYGVTEVVLTGQHTHCCVRHTAYGAFIRGYQIKVPSDAVCVFPGVDQQDAINYLKTIYGAEITMSTALVM; this is encoded by the coding sequence ATGAAAGCGTTGATCGTGATCGATATGTTAAACGATTTTGTCACAGGAGCACTCGCCAATGAGGCGGATGCGATGAAGATCGTACCGGTAATTAAACGGCTAATTGATCATGCCCGGCGTCAACCGGATTGGCTGGTGGTTTATGCTAATGACGCTCATCGCGCTGATGATCGGGAAATGAGTATTTGGGGCAGACATGCAATGGCTGGAACGCTAGGTGCTAATGTCATTGAAACATTGGCACCTATTGGGACAGATCGTGAAATTGTTTCGCCTAAGCGATTTTATGGGGCTTTCGATGGAACCGATCTGGAAGAGGTTTTGAAAGTATATGGTGTGACGGAAGTGGTGTTAACCGGCCAACATACTCATTGTTGTGTCAGACATACCGCCTATGGCGCGTTTATACGCGGTTATCAAATCAAGGTTCCATCAGATGCTGTGTGTGTTTTCCCCGGTGTCGATCAGCAAGATGCTATTAATTACCTTAAAACCATTTACGGTGCTGAAATTACAATGAGTACTGCATTAGTCATGTAA
- a CDS encoding YacC family pilotin-like protein, with protein MRKLALLTYILVLFGLSHPAKALTENEAEDLADLTAVFIYLKYDCGYSQIPDREIKRAIIYFAQRNKWDLTNYNSQLMDKLNEESYQDLKGIYLSNAIKCHALARDSLSLFAYVK; from the coding sequence ATGCGAAAATTAGCTCTCTTGACTTACATACTCGTTCTTTTCGGTCTTTCCCACCCCGCAAAAGCGCTGACAGAAAATGAAGCTGAAGATCTAGCCGATCTGACAGCCGTGTTTATCTACCTGAAATATGACTGTGGTTACAGCCAAATTCCTGATCGGGAAATTAAACGAGCCATTATTTATTTTGCTCAACGCAATAAGTGGGATTTAACTAATTACAACAGCCAATTGATGGACAAGCTCAATGAAGAAAGCTACCAAGATCTCAAAGGAATTTACCTGTCCAATGCGATAAAGTGCCATGCTCTCGCCAGAGATTCGCTGAGTTTATTCGCCTACGTTAAATAG
- a CDS encoding D-tagatose-bisphosphate aldolase, class II, non-catalytic subunit produces the protein MQSLLQLIRRHKSGEAVGIYSVCSAHPWVLESALRVAKERKTSVLIEATSNQVNQFGGYTGMQPAQFRDAVWQQADRIGLPRDRVWLGGDHLGPNAWQDLPAEQAMKLAETLIHDYVAAGFRKIHLDCSMSCLDDPTPLGDKEVAVRAARLCQVAERCWQQVGGEPPVYVIGTEVPVPGGAKEALAGMQVTTPQAAATTLSVHQQAWQLAGLEPVWPRVIALVVQPGVEFDHHCIEHYQPERAAALSQYIESQPYLVYEAHSTDYQTAQAYRELVRDHFAILKVGPALTFALREALFALDKIDGEWNGEQGAAHLRATLEQVMLEQPEHWNRYYHGTPHQQFIDRQYSLSDRIRYYWPHPQVQQAVNTLMDNLRGRPVSLSLLSQYLPEQAQAVNAGRLDNDPHSWVLDKIRSVLLSYALACEPEVQGVLV, from the coding sequence ATGCAGTCGCTATTACAACTTATCCGTCGTCATAAATCAGGTGAAGCCGTGGGGATCTATTCGGTCTGTTCCGCTCATCCTTGGGTATTGGAAAGTGCTTTGCGCGTCGCTAAAGAGCGTAAGACTTCGGTACTGATTGAAGCAACCTCTAATCAGGTCAATCAGTTTGGTGGTTATACCGGGATGCAACCGGCTCAATTCCGGGATGCAGTTTGGCAACAGGCCGATCGCATTGGTTTACCGCGTGATCGTGTCTGGTTAGGGGGCGATCATCTTGGACCCAATGCTTGGCAGGATCTTCCCGCTGAACAGGCAATGAAACTGGCTGAAACGTTGATACACGATTATGTGGCGGCAGGGTTTCGTAAGATACATCTCGATTGTTCAATGTCCTGTTTGGATGATCCAACGCCGCTTGGCGACAAGGAGGTTGCGGTACGTGCGGCTCGTTTGTGTCAGGTAGCAGAACGTTGTTGGCAGCAGGTGGGGGGAGAACCACCGGTTTATGTGATAGGTACCGAAGTGCCGGTACCGGGTGGAGCGAAAGAAGCATTAGCAGGAATGCAAGTCACGACGCCTCAGGCTGCGGCGACAACGTTGAGTGTACATCAACAAGCCTGGCAGTTGGCTGGATTGGAACCGGTATGGCCACGGGTGATTGCGCTGGTGGTGCAACCCGGGGTGGAGTTCGATCACCATTGTATCGAACATTATCAACCTGAACGTGCAGCGGCACTGAGTCAATATATTGAATCTCAACCCTATTTAGTCTATGAAGCCCATTCCACCGATTATCAAACGGCGCAAGCTTACCGTGAATTGGTACGTGATCACTTTGCCATTCTGAAAGTCGGTCCGGCTTTGACTTTTGCTTTACGTGAGGCGCTGTTCGCACTCGATAAAATCGATGGTGAATGGAATGGGGAACAGGGCGCGGCTCATCTGCGTGCCACGCTGGAACAGGTCATGCTTGAGCAGCCGGAGCACTGGAATCGCTATTACCACGGTACACCACATCAACAGTTTATTGATCGTCAATACAGTTTGAGTGATCGCATTCGTTACTACTGGCCGCATCCGCAGGTACAACAGGCAGTGAATACCTTGATGGATAACCTGCGTGGTCGCCCGGTTTCCCTTTCACTGCTGAGTCAGTACCTGCCGGAGCAGGCGCAGGCGGTTAATGCCGGAAGGTTGGATAATGACCCACACTCATGGGTGTTGGATAAGATTCGTTCTGTGCTCTTGAGCTATGCGCTGGCTTGTGAGCCCGAGGTACAAGGAGTTTTAGTATGA
- a CDS encoding AgaS family sugar isomerase yields the protein MNELFSYTEAWLREHHALHTAREIHQQPELWRQLYQNLQREEALWRPFLQPLLSDPELQLQIVLCGAGSSAFIGRTLAPWLREQCGLNVVAYSTTDIVPSPLQYLDPTRSTLLISYGRSGNSPESVAAVKLADQLLPRCYHLMLTCNPGGALARYAEGRSHVCSLNMPQGSHDQSFAMTSSFSCMTLATVLLLGPLTLEQCDEPLMAMIALCEREREQWQTQIKRLACSGFNRMMCLGSSCFTGIAEEGALKMLELTAGHVTTRYDSSMGVRHGPKFMIERDTLVVMMLSADQYRRRYDLDLWHELNHDGLACQIVALSGTQGKGFTVINSEQDDIWLLFPYLIFLQMLAFETSLALGITPDNPCPTGEVNRVVKGVEIYPYHPPYSPRIKCSRSDYVDTEYFNDPN from the coding sequence ATGAATGAACTGTTTTCCTATACCGAAGCTTGGTTGCGTGAGCATCATGCTCTGCATACTGCCAGAGAGATTCATCAACAGCCTGAGCTTTGGCGTCAGTTATATCAAAATCTGCAACGTGAGGAAGCGTTATGGCGACCCTTTTTGCAGCCTTTGTTATCCGATCCAGAGCTACAGCTACAGATAGTGCTGTGTGGTGCAGGTTCCTCCGCGTTTATCGGGCGCACGCTGGCACCTTGGTTGCGTGAGCAGTGTGGACTGAATGTGGTCGCGTACAGCACCACAGACATTGTGCCTTCTCCTTTGCAATATCTCGATCCAACACGTTCAACCTTGCTGATTTCTTATGGGCGATCGGGCAATAGCCCGGAGAGCGTGGCGGCGGTAAAACTGGCGGATCAGCTCCTGCCACGCTGTTATCACCTGATGCTGACTTGTAATCCCGGCGGTGCGTTAGCACGTTATGCCGAAGGGCGCTCTCACGTCTGTTCGTTGAATATGCCCCAGGGTTCTCATGACCAAAGTTTTGCTATGACGTCCAGCTTCAGTTGTATGACGTTAGCAACAGTGCTGCTGCTAGGGCCGTTGACGTTGGAACAGTGTGATGAGCCGTTGATGGCGATGATCGCGTTGTGTGAGCGGGAAAGGGAACAGTGGCAGACACAGATTAAGCGGCTGGCATGCAGCGGTTTTAACCGCATGATGTGTCTGGGTTCCAGTTGCTTTACTGGAATAGCGGAGGAGGGAGCGCTCAAGATGCTGGAGTTGACTGCCGGGCATGTCACCACCCGTTACGATTCATCAATGGGGGTGCGTCATGGGCCGAAGTTTATGATCGAACGGGATACGCTGGTGGTCATGATGCTCTCCGCTGATCAGTATCGTCGTCGTTATGATCTCGATCTGTGGCATGAACTGAATCATGACGGATTGGCGTGTCAAATTGTTGCACTGAGTGGCACTCAGGGGAAAGGGTTCACGGTGATTAACAGTGAACAAGATGATATCTGGCTGTTGTTCCCCTATTTGATATTTTTGCAGATGTTAGCGTTTGAAACCTCGCTGGCACTGGGCATAACGCCAGACAATCCATGTCCGACAGGGGAAGTCAACCGCGTGGTGAAGGGGGTGGAAATTTATCCTTATCATCCACCGTATTCACCAAGAATAAAATGTAGCAGGAGTGATTATGTCGATACCGAATATTTTAATGACCCGAATTGA
- the agaR gene encoding transcriptional repressor AgaR, which translates to MAVDTVKRREQIIDLLCHEGSVRVEHLSTRFGVSSVTIRNDLRYLEQKGCALRSYGGAMLNQQFAFDRPLQDKGRINRDVKSRIAARAAQFVQDGDALILDSGSTTTQIAPFLKERRDLVVMTNALNIAYELAGFDRMEVMVLGGSVRQNSYSLYGPAAEQQLRQYRFDTLFLGVDGFDLEAGITTPHPGEAHLNRVMCEVAHEIIAVADASKFGRRSFCLIRQAGQIHRLITDSRIPDNYRRALIELGVDVVIADE; encoded by the coding sequence ATGGCTGTGGATACCGTAAAAAGACGTGAACAGATTATCGACTTGCTGTGCCATGAGGGCAGCGTGCGTGTTGAACATTTGAGCACCCGTTTTGGGGTTTCCAGCGTCACTATCCGTAATGACCTGCGTTATCTGGAACAAAAAGGTTGTGCATTGCGTTCCTATGGCGGTGCCATGTTGAATCAGCAATTCGCCTTTGATCGTCCCTTGCAAGATAAAGGCCGGATCAATCGTGATGTGAAATCGCGCATTGCGGCTAGGGCGGCACAGTTTGTTCAGGATGGTGATGCTCTGATCCTTGATTCCGGCTCGACGACTACGCAAATCGCGCCATTTCTTAAAGAGCGGCGTGATCTGGTCGTCATGACTAACGCGTTGAATATCGCCTATGAACTGGCGGGGTTTGACCGGATGGAGGTGATGGTGCTTGGCGGGAGTGTACGCCAGAACTCCTACTCGCTTTATGGTCCGGCGGCGGAACAGCAATTGCGTCAATATCGCTTTGACACCCTATTTCTTGGCGTCGATGGTTTTGATCTGGAAGCAGGGATAACCACGCCACATCCCGGTGAAGCCCACCTTAATCGCGTAATGTGTGAGGTGGCGCATGAAATTATCGCGGTGGCGGATGCCAGTAAATTTGGGCGCAGAAGCTTTTGCCTGATCCGTCAGGCCGGACAGATTCATCGGCTGATTACTGACAGTCGGATCCCTGATAACTACAGGCGGGCATTAATTGAACTCGGCGTGGATGTGGTTATTGCCGACGAATAG
- a CDS encoding PTS system mannose/fructose/sorbose family transporter subunit IID, with amino-acid sequence MAFNDTDAAMAAKAENRMAQALATSQVEQDDYQDTIPSEDLTKGDLNRMAWRSLLLQASFNYERMQAGGWLYTLIPGLRKIHKHPQDLANSMKMHMEFINVHPFDVTFLSGLVLAMERNKEKISTIRAVKVALMGPLGGIGDALFWLTLLPICAGIGASLALQGSLFGPIIFLLLFNIVHFGLRFGLAHYGYRAGTSALALLKKHTKKISHAASIVGMTVIGALVASYVHLSTPVVINAGKASVALQKDVLDKLMPNLLPLCFTLLVFWLMKKGFSPVKLIGLTVVIGIVGKFVGFL; translated from the coding sequence ATGGCATTTAACGACACCGATGCGGCTATGGCAGCTAAAGCTGAGAACAGGATGGCGCAGGCGCTGGCAACCAGTCAGGTTGAGCAGGATGACTATCAGGACACGATACCGAGTGAGGATCTGACCAAAGGCGATTTGAATCGTATGGCGTGGCGCTCTTTGTTGCTACAGGCGTCGTTTAACTATGAGCGTATGCAGGCAGGAGGCTGGTTGTACACCTTGATCCCCGGTCTGCGTAAGATCCACAAGCATCCGCAAGATCTGGCGAATTCGATGAAGATGCATATGGAGTTTATCAATGTACATCCGTTTGATGTCACCTTCCTGTCTGGGTTGGTACTGGCAATGGAACGGAATAAGGAGAAAATTTCCACTATTCGCGCCGTAAAAGTGGCGCTGATGGGGCCGTTAGGGGGGATTGGTGATGCATTGTTCTGGTTGACTCTGCTACCCATCTGCGCGGGTATCGGGGCTTCTCTGGCGCTACAGGGTAGCTTGTTTGGTCCCATCATATTCTTGTTGTTGTTCAACATTGTGCATTTCGGCTTGCGTTTTGGTTTAGCGCATTATGGTTATCGTGCAGGAACCAGTGCGTTGGCATTGTTGAAAAAGCATACCAAAAAGATTTCCCATGCTGCTTCGATAGTAGGAATGACGGTAATCGGGGCGTTAGTGGCTTCCTATGTTCATCTCTCGACGCCGGTGGTGATAAACGCCGGTAAGGCCAGTGTGGCGTTGCAGAAGGATGTGCTGGACAAACTGATGCCTAATTTGTTGCCGTTGTGTTTCACTTTGCTGGTGTTTTGGTTGATGAAAAAAGGATTTTCCCCGGTCAAGTTAATTGGTTTGACGGTTGTGATCGGTATTGTAGGGAAGTTTGTGGGTTTTCTTTAA
- the speD gene encoding adenosylmethionine decarboxylase yields MHKLKLHGFNNLTKSLSFCIYDICYAKSQADRDSYIAYIDEQYNANRLTEILSETCSIIGANILNIARQDYDPQGASVTILVSEEPMDPKDVDNTENPGPLPDSVVAHLDKSHICVHTYPESHPGGGICTFRADIEVSTCGVISPLKALNYLIHKLESDIVTMDYRVRGFTRDVNGMKHYIDHEISSIQNYMTEEVQSQYYMMDVNIYQENLFHTKMMLKRFDLNDYLFNATPEQLSEAEKQEITHLLKKEIQEIYYGRNLPTV; encoded by the coding sequence TTGCACAAGCTGAAATTGCACGGTTTTAATAACCTGACAAAAAGCCTGAGTTTTTGTATTTACGATATCTGTTATGCCAAAAGCCAAGCTGATCGGGATAGTTATATCGCTTACATTGACGAACAATATAACGCTAACCGTTTAACGGAAATCCTCAGCGAAACGTGTTCGATCATTGGTGCAAATATTTTGAATATCGCCCGTCAGGACTATGATCCACAAGGGGCAAGCGTTACCATACTAGTCAGCGAAGAACCGATGGACCCGAAGGATGTAGACAACACTGAAAACCCAGGTCCGTTACCTGATTCTGTCGTTGCCCATTTGGATAAGAGCCATATCTGTGTTCACACTTATCCAGAGAGTCATCCCGGCGGCGGTATATGCACTTTCAGAGCTGATATTGAAGTATCAACCTGCGGTGTTATTTCACCTCTCAAGGCGCTGAATTATCTGATCCACAAATTAGAATCAGATATTGTCACGATGGATTATCGTGTCCGTGGTTTCACCAGAGATGTGAATGGCATGAAACACTATATTGATCATGAGATCAGTTCTATTCAGAATTATATGACTGAAGAAGTGCAATCACAGTATTACATGATGGATGTTAATATTTATCAGGAAAATCTATTTCATACAAAAATGATGTTGAAAAGATTTGACCTGAATGATTACTTATTTAATGCCACACCAGAGCAACTCAGTGAAGCTGAAAAGCAGGAAATTACCCATCTTTTGAAAAAAGAGATACAAGAAATTTATTACGGCCGTAATTTACCCACTGTTTAA
- the speE gene encoding polyamine aminopropyltransferase, with protein MSQKEIWSETLHANFGQYFSVDKVLYHDKTEHQDLIIFENATLGRIMALDGTVQTTERDEFIYHEMMAHVPLFAHGNAKRVLIIGGGDGGMLREVCRHQYLESITMVEIDAGVVEFCRQYLPNHNAGAYDDPRFNLIIDDGVNFVNTTDQKFDVIISDCTDPIGPGEGLFTSEFYQGCQRCLNEGGIFVAQNGVCFLQQDEAVTSHKKLSNYFADSGFYQAAIPTYYGGIMTFAWASQNPALRHVDLATLQQRFDNASFTCRYYNPAVHVGSFALPQYLLDALFTGCTI; from the coding sequence ATGTCACAAAAAGAAATTTGGTCCGAAACCCTGCACGCCAACTTTGGTCAGTATTTTTCTGTCGATAAAGTGCTTTATCACGATAAAACTGAGCATCAAGATTTGATTATCTTTGAAAATGCGACATTAGGCCGCATTATGGCGCTAGATGGCACAGTACAAACGACTGAACGTGATGAATTTATCTACCATGAAATGATGGCTCATGTTCCTTTGTTCGCCCACGGGAACGCCAAACGAGTACTGATTATCGGCGGTGGTGATGGCGGTATGTTACGTGAAGTCTGTCGTCATCAATACCTTGAAAGCATCACTATGGTTGAAATCGATGCCGGTGTCGTTGAATTCTGCCGTCAGTACCTGCCTAACCATAATGCCGGTGCTTATGATGATCCACGCTTCAATCTGATCATTGACGATGGTGTTAATTTCGTTAATACCACCGATCAGAAATTCGATGTCATTATCTCTGACTGCACGGACCCGATCGGGCCTGGTGAAGGATTATTTACCTCTGAATTCTATCAAGGTTGCCAACGTTGTCTGAATGAAGGTGGCATCTTTGTTGCTCAGAATGGTGTTTGTTTCCTGCAACAGGATGAAGCAGTCACCAGCCATAAAAAATTGAGTAACTATTTTGCTGACAGCGGTTTCTATCAAGCTGCCATTCCAACCTATTATGGCGGAATAATGACCTTTGCCTGGGCAAGCCAAAACCCGGCACTACGCCATGTGGATCTGGCAACATTGCAACAGCGCTTTGACAACGCAAGTTTTACCTGCCGTTACTATAATCCAGCCGTTCATGTAGGTAGCTTTGCTCTACCACAATATTTGCTGGATGCACTATTTACTGGATGCACTATCTGA